From the Thermococcus guaymasensis DSM 11113 genome, one window contains:
- the priL gene encoding DNA primase large subunit PriL: MLDPFGKKARKIIEDFGGIEAFLERIPGYIGIDEVLERVTWDGEPPEEVLNAEEWRDLMTFYALLGALALSPYGFEMELVRDKNAEIYLAKLRNAENLEETSLHVKRISEGEIPEKDRLILEKSRHKELSEEDRRKLRIEYKMWLRHFILLWEGSLKDVYIRNSWAYLRRGDLLNLWKKAFERNLERAVNMLYDVRDELPEFYSALREKLSEVAREKFKERIEAMGSVGAQPLRPDLFPPCVKKALEGVGSGMRNYAITVLLTSFLSYARICPNPPRRDVRIKDCVEDLSIIEREILPLIIEAGNRCRPPLFEDQPNEIKNIWYHLGFGFTDKPSLEDSGNSTWYFPPNCDKIRANAPDLCRPDRFCRGIKNPLTYYLRRLYLERGEGGE, translated from the coding sequence ATGCTAGACCCGTTCGGGAAAAAGGCCCGTAAAATCATTGAAGACTTCGGCGGGATCGAGGCTTTCCTGGAGAGGATTCCCGGGTACATCGGGATAGATGAAGTTCTTGAAAGAGTTACCTGGGATGGGGAGCCACCAGAGGAAGTTTTGAACGCAGAGGAGTGGCGGGACTTAATGACATTCTACGCACTCCTCGGGGCCCTTGCGCTTTCTCCCTATGGTTTTGAAATGGAGCTCGTGCGGGACAAGAACGCCGAGATATATCTGGCCAAGTTAAGAAACGCCGAAAACCTTGAGGAAACATCACTCCATGTCAAGAGGATCAGCGAAGGGGAGATCCCGGAGAAGGATCGCCTGATCCTCGAAAAGAGCAGGCACAAGGAGCTAAGCGAGGAAGACAGAAGAAAGCTCAGAATAGAGTACAAAATGTGGCTGAGACACTTTATACTGCTCTGGGAGGGCAGCCTGAAGGACGTTTATATAAGGAACAGCTGGGCTTATCTGCGTCGGGGCGACCTTCTAAACCTCTGGAAGAAGGCATTTGAAAGAAACCTTGAGCGGGCGGTTAACATGCTCTACGACGTCAGGGACGAACTGCCAGAATTCTACTCCGCCCTAAGAGAGAAGCTATCAGAGGTCGCGAGAGAGAAGTTCAAGGAGCGGATAGAGGCCATGGGATCAGTGGGTGCACAGCCCCTCAGGCCAGACCTCTTTCCGCCCTGCGTCAAGAAGGCCCTTGAAGGCGTCGGCAGCGGAATGAGAAACTACGCAATAACAGTTCTACTCACGAGCTTCCTGAGCTACGCCCGCATCTGTCCCAATCCCCCACGGAGGGACGTTCGTATTAAGGACTGCGTTGAGGATCTGAGCATCATCGAGCGGGAGATACTTCCCCTCATCATTGAGGCCGGAAACCGCTGCAGGCCGCCGCTCTTCGAAGACCAGCCAAACGAGATAAAGAACATCTGGTACCACCTCGGCTTCGGGTTTACGGACAAGCCCAGCCTTGAAGACAGCGGAAACTCAACTTGGTACTTCCCACCAAACTGCGACAAGATAAGGGCAAACGCACCAGACCTCTGCAGACCGGATAGGTTCTGCAGGGGGATCAAGAACCCCCTGACGTACTATCTCAGAAGGCTTTATCTTGAGCGCGGGGAGGGTGGCGAATGA
- the priS gene encoding DNA primase catalytic subunit PriS: protein MSLFREVTPEERKLYYQKEWSADRIPDFIVETLENREFGFDHTGEGPSDRKNEFSDVRDLEDYIKTTAPYAVFSSVALYEKPAEMEGWLGAELVFDIDAKDLPLRRCLERHPSGQVCPLCLEDAKELARDTLTVLKEDFGFEEIHVVYSGRGYHIRVLDEWALDLDAKAREKILAYVSAAEEITFEDIQSRKIMLSAGYFRVFRLRFGYFLKRINLNHLLNAGIGKRQAESIIEKRDEIYEGFVRNALLTAFPQGIGYKSLMRLFSLSTTFSRAYFDGKVTIDLKRILRVPSSLHSKVGMIATYIGDDEKKLERFDPFRDAVPEFRKEEVKEAYEEWARGS, encoded by the coding sequence ATGAGCCTGTTCAGAGAGGTCACACCGGAAGAGAGAAAGCTCTATTACCAGAAGGAATGGAGTGCTGACCGGATACCGGACTTTATAGTTGAAACCCTAGAAAACAGAGAGTTCGGCTTCGATCACACCGGTGAAGGCCCGAGTGACAGGAAGAACGAGTTCAGCGACGTGAGGGATCTTGAAGACTACATAAAGACCACGGCACCCTATGCCGTGTTTTCAAGCGTTGCCCTCTACGAAAAGCCGGCAGAGATGGAGGGCTGGCTCGGAGCGGAGCTCGTTTTTGATATAGATGCCAAGGATCTCCCCCTGAGAAGGTGCCTTGAGAGGCACCCCAGCGGCCAGGTGTGTCCCCTCTGTCTCGAAGACGCCAAGGAGCTCGCCAGAGACACGCTCACTGTTCTGAAGGAAGACTTTGGTTTTGAGGAAATACACGTTGTCTACTCCGGGAGGGGATACCACATAAGGGTTCTCGATGAATGGGCCCTCGACCTCGACGCAAAGGCGAGAGAAAAGATCCTTGCTTATGTAAGTGCCGCAGAGGAGATAACGTTTGAGGACATCCAGTCACGGAAAATCATGCTCTCCGCGGGCTACTTCAGAGTGTTTCGCCTTAGGTTTGGGTATTTTCTCAAGAGGATAAACCTCAACCACCTGCTCAACGCTGGAATCGGCAAGAGACAAGCCGAGAGCATTATTGAAAAGAGAGATGAAATCTACGAAGGCTTTGTGCGAAACGCACTCCTCACAGCGTTTCCACAGGGGATTGGATACAAGAGTCTTATGAGGCTGTTTTCGCTATCAACAACGTTCTCAAGGGCGTACTTCGATGGAAAAGTCACAATTGACCTCAAGAGGATTTTAAGGGTACCTTCAAGTCTCCACTCCAAGGTAGGAATGATTGCTACATACATTGGTGACGACGAAAAAAAGCTTGAGCGCTTCGATCCATTCAGGGATGCGGTTCCTGAGTTCAGGAAGGAGGAAGTGAAGGAAGCGTACGAAGAGTGGGCGAGGGGGTCGTAG
- a CDS encoding DUF61 family protein has translation MPTAEEILQREIFRINVHLPRKRVPLSELLGTDDPKIALRDGSEHHFRKEELRYLASLVGEDLQNLKLPIILEISTLNRGYFRVRGRVEVRVIDEILGEYDPLNERGEALYPRYLLPRIRRLLPTTTTYAFISE, from the coding sequence ATGCCTACCGCTGAGGAGATACTCCAGAGGGAGATATTCAGGATCAATGTCCATCTCCCAAGGAAGAGGGTCCCTCTTTCAGAGCTTTTGGGAACAGATGACCCCAAAATAGCTCTGCGTGATGGAAGCGAGCATCACTTCCGGAAGGAAGAGCTTAGGTACCTCGCTTCCCTTGTAGGGGAGGACCTTCAGAATCTCAAACTTCCAATAATACTCGAAATAAGCACCCTCAACCGCGGCTACTTTCGGGTAAGGGGGCGGGTTGAGGTCAGAGTAATTGACGAAATCTTGGGAGAGTACGACCCCCTTAATGAAAGAGGCGAGGCCCTCTATCCAAGATATCTCCTCCCCAGAATCAGAAGACTACTGCCCACAACAACAACGTATGCATTTATATCGGAGTGA
- the glnA gene encoding type I glutamate--ammonia ligase: MNEIKNDMGFLPFQKAKPRFLQLIFVDINGVPKGLEIPIERYEEAVEEGIAFDGSSIPGFQGIEDSDLLFKADPGTYAEIPWEGIARVYGYIYKDGKPYGADPRGALKIALERLEKEGFKAYIGPEPEFYLFKKNGTWELHIPDNGGYFDLVTLDRARELRREIALYMPSFGLVPEALHHEVGRAQHEIDFRYDEALKTADNIVSFKYIVKAIAEMRGLHATFMPKPLYGFPGNGMHLHISLWKDGENAFVGEDGLSETAVHFIAGVLKHARALTAVTNPTVNSYKRLVPGYEAPVYISWGYRNRSTLIRIPAFQNSGARIEYRCPDPSANPYLAIAAVLMAGLDGIKRKLEPEAYVESNVYNMTEEERMESGINTLPGNLEEALKELKKDRVVRDALGEAYRNFIAYKEKEWSEYVTYLASEGLSVETKKVTEWELEMYFHI, translated from the coding sequence ATGAACGAAATAAAAAACGACATGGGATTTCTTCCGTTTCAGAAAGCAAAACCCCGCTTTCTCCAGCTCATATTCGTGGACATAAACGGTGTCCCAAAGGGCCTGGAAATTCCCATCGAGAGGTACGAAGAGGCCGTTGAGGAAGGCATAGCCTTTGATGGCTCCTCGATTCCCGGGTTTCAGGGCATAGAGGACAGCGACCTCCTCTTCAAGGCGGATCCCGGCACGTATGCAGAAATCCCCTGGGAAGGGATAGCAAGGGTTTACGGATACATATACAAAGACGGGAAGCCCTACGGAGCAGACCCCAGAGGAGCCCTGAAGATAGCCCTTGAGAGGCTTGAAAAAGAAGGGTTCAAAGCCTACATCGGGCCAGAGCCAGAGTTCTACCTGTTCAAGAAGAACGGCACATGGGAGCTCCACATACCAGACAACGGCGGGTATTTTGACCTGGTAACGCTCGACAGGGCTAGGGAGCTCAGGAGAGAGATAGCACTCTACATGCCGTCGTTTGGCCTCGTGCCGGAGGCGCTCCACCATGAGGTCGGGAGGGCCCAGCACGAAATCGACTTCCGCTACGACGAGGCCCTGAAGACCGCAGACAACATCGTGAGCTTCAAGTACATCGTCAAGGCCATAGCCGAGATGAGAGGCCTTCACGCGACGTTCATGCCTAAACCCCTCTACGGCTTCCCGGGCAACGGGATGCACCTCCACATAAGCCTCTGGAAAGATGGAGAAAACGCCTTTGTTGGAGAGGATGGGCTGAGCGAGACGGCAGTCCACTTCATAGCAGGGGTACTGAAGCACGCAAGGGCCCTCACCGCCGTAACCAACCCGACCGTGAACAGCTACAAGCGCCTCGTTCCGGGTTACGAGGCCCCAGTCTACATCAGCTGGGGCTACAGGAACAGGAGCACCCTCATCAGGATTCCGGCCTTCCAGAACAGCGGGGCTAGGATAGAGTACAGGTGCCCAGACCCGAGCGCCAACCCCTACCTGGCAATCGCCGCGGTTCTGATGGCAGGACTTGATGGAATAAAGAGAAAGCTCGAACCAGAGGCATACGTCGAGAGTAACGTTTACAACATGACCGAAGAGGAAAGGATGGAATCAGGAATCAATACCCTGCCAGGAAATCTTGAAGAGGCCCTCAAAGAACTCAAAAAGGACAGGGTTGTGAGGGACGCCCTTGGCGAGGCGTACAGGAACTTCATCGCCTACAAAGAGAAAGAATGGAGCGAATATGTGACTTATCTTGCGAGCGAAGGACTATCCGTTGAGACGAAAAAAGTAACGGAATGGGAGCTTGAGATGTACTTCCACATTTAA
- a CDS encoding COG1470 family protein codes for MRSFGFLTLILVVTALFSIPQVSASDNLLLTTRDVVTVLSGEQLVDSIEVINEAPLNFTVVVYTGYTVEGLSDTLMNFTPGYTFFRNWRAGESQTFSFNVSVSSNVTPGFYTLVLRFRGMAEDGSLHDLILRVPLRVSDNPVVLKSLDLSVLQRPSSPSPNPFNGETLVLRAVISNIGNTPTGFVYWVNVTSLATGDVVYSTHGNSVISPGEVKIEARIPVGWDWEPGEYNVSFFVSSLRGSESLWRIVHVSTGVNYINVSMSRESVPLGGDIKAYITVLSERKLDTNLTVSVWSEETLLMSRTLPVSLQPGTQVLELGFPTNVSGELRFVMKLNYGEILLAQANGTYRVLGYPVIESIKQEFNGSILRLNIILTNPNDVPMKARLIYNMSSAEVLLYSDSKDMLLKPGTTVKTFEFQLPWNSTVEYSFVLVGEGKTFDTESGVVNVPPKPVSTESTSSLSTTSSASGEEGYGSREYLIILSIVVIVAILLVGIILGSKEEKGYVSPWERARKPRTRPKPKRRSPLGRFKRPKLPKFIENRELPRRFKRKPVTKVKKKKS; via the coding sequence ATGCGTTCGTTCGGGTTTTTGACTTTGATCCTGGTGGTCACGGCACTTTTCTCTATCCCTCAAGTTTCGGCTAGTGATAATCTCCTCCTAACTACGAGAGACGTAGTAACAGTCCTCTCAGGCGAGCAGCTTGTAGATTCAATCGAGGTTATCAACGAAGCCCCACTCAATTTTACAGTTGTAGTTTATACTGGATACACCGTTGAGGGTCTCTCTGATACTCTGATGAACTTCACACCTGGCTACACATTTTTTAGAAACTGGAGGGCAGGAGAATCTCAGACGTTTTCCTTCAACGTCTCCGTTTCATCAAACGTTACTCCCGGCTTTTACACACTTGTTCTCCGTTTCAGAGGAATGGCCGAAGACGGTTCTCTCCACGATTTGATTCTTAGAGTACCCCTCCGTGTCAGTGATAATCCTGTAGTTTTGAAGTCCCTCGACCTTTCCGTCCTCCAGAGACCGTCTTCGCCCTCTCCCAATCCCTTTAACGGTGAGACCCTTGTTCTTAGGGCTGTTATAAGTAACATAGGAAACACGCCAACAGGTTTCGTTTATTGGGTGAACGTTACGTCTCTCGCTACTGGCGACGTCGTTTATTCCACCCATGGCAACTCTGTGATCTCCCCCGGTGAAGTCAAGATTGAAGCGAGAATACCAGTTGGCTGGGATTGGGAGCCGGGTGAGTACAACGTGAGCTTTTTCGTGTCTTCTCTGCGGGGTAGTGAGTCTCTCTGGCGTATTGTCCATGTTTCTACGGGTGTTAATTACATCAACGTGTCTATGAGCAGGGAGTCCGTCCCCTTGGGTGGAGACATCAAGGCTTATATCACAGTCCTCTCAGAAAGAAAACTTGATACGAATCTCACTGTTAGTGTTTGGTCTGAAGAGACCCTTCTAATGTCCAGAACCCTCCCTGTAAGTCTCCAGCCAGGCACGCAGGTTCTAGAGCTTGGATTTCCCACTAATGTGAGCGGGGAACTTAGATTTGTTATGAAGCTTAACTACGGTGAGATATTGCTGGCTCAGGCTAATGGGACATATCGGGTCTTGGGATATCCGGTCATTGAGAGCATAAAGCAAGAATTTAACGGAAGCATACTCAGGTTGAACATTATCCTTACTAACCCAAACGATGTTCCGATGAAAGCGAGGCTTATTTATAACATGTCTTCAGCGGAGGTTCTCCTTTACTCGGACTCCAAAGACATGTTGCTTAAGCCCGGTACCACTGTAAAGACATTTGAGTTCCAACTACCATGGAACTCGACAGTGGAATACAGCTTTGTTCTAGTTGGTGAAGGAAAGACGTTCGACACTGAATCCGGCGTTGTGAATGTACCCCCCAAACCCGTTTCAACCGAGTCGACATCATCCTTATCAACCACCAGCTCAGCTTCGGGCGAGGAGGGGTATGGATCCAGGGAGTATCTCATTATCCTCTCGATCGTGGTCATTGTGGCGATTCTGCTGGTGGGTATTATCCTGGGGTCTAAAGAAGAAAAGGGCTACGTTAGCCCATGGGAGAGAGCCAGAAAGCCCAGGACAAGACCAAAGCCAAAACGCCGCTCTCCCCTTGGCAGGTTCAAGAGGCCAAAGCTTCCAAAGTTCATTGAGAACAGGGAGCTCCCAAGACGCTTTAAGAGAAAGCCTGTGACCAAAGTTAAAAAGAAGAAGTCTTGA